A stretch of Henckelia pumila isolate YLH828 chromosome 4, ASM3356847v2, whole genome shotgun sequence DNA encodes these proteins:
- the LOC140859854 gene encoding copper-transporting ATPase PAA1, chloroplastic, with amino-acid sequence MESKLLVANTCTLSNFVVYKSLYSHSAPLVAQLHRSFFAARPSQISSLQLRICGELRRFGPASLVNRLGSVELRGSRPQFAVSYSASFAPAGGGFDGVNGNSGGDGGGGKGDGAAEGGEFKPSAVQTGNGDASAALSSDVIILDVGGMTCGGCAASVKRILESQTQVSSASVNLTTETAIVWPVPDAKIAPNWRKDLGETLAKHLTNCGFKSNLRDLRRVNFYEMFEKKINEKHAQLKKSGRGLVISWALCAVCIIGHLSHFFGAKAAWIHALHSTGFHMSLSLFTLLGPGRQLIMDGLKSLLRGVPNMNTLVGIGALSSFAVSSLAALMPKLGWKTFFEEPVMLIAFVLLGRNLELRAKIKATSDMTGLLSILPSKARLLINGNAEDLGSTVEVHTNDLSVGDRIVILPGDRIPADGVVRSGRSSVDESSFTGEPLPVTKLPGAEVAAGSINLNGKLTVEVQRPGGETAIGDIVRLVEEAQTREAPVQRLADKVAGHFTYGVMALSAATFMFWNHFGSQILPAALHQGSPISLALQLSCSVLVVACPCALGLATPTAVLVGTSLGATRGLLLRGGSILEKFSTVNTIVFDKTGTLTIGRPSVTKVVSPGHLGDTDSQLDPAVTHKWSEADILKLAAGVESNTLHPIGKAIVEAAKVLNCPVMKVVEGTFTEEPGSGAVAIIDGKNVAVGTLEWVQRHGIGDSPFEEAEEFKNQSIVYVGVDSVLAGVIYVEDQIREDARRVIESLTRQGINTYLLSGDKRGAAEYVASVVGIPKERVLYGVKPDEKKKFICRLQKEQNIVAMVGDGINDAAALASSHVGVAIGGGVGAASEVSSIVLMQNRLSQLLDALELSRLTMRTVKQNLWWAFAYNIIGIPVAAGTLLPVTGTMLSPSIAGALMGFSSIGVMTNSLLLRLRFASKEAEISKTLLHIKAPSDTDNNTTNENGGLRNPVTATR; translated from the exons ATGGAGTCCAAATTACTTGTAGCCAACACTTGTACGCTCTCAAATTTCGTGGTCTACAAGTCTCTCTATTCCCATTCCGCCCCTCTCGTTGCGCAGCTCCACCGCAGCTTCTTCGCGGCACGGCCGAGTCAAATATCCAGCCTCCAGCTCAGGATATGCGGCGAGCTGAGACGATTTGGACCTGCTTCTCTGGTGAATCGTCTTGGATCTGTCGAGCTCCGCGGCAGCCGGCCGCAGTTTGCTGTGAGTTATTCTGCTTCATTTGCTCCTGCTGGAGGAGGATTTGACGGCGTCAACGGCAACTCAGGCGGCGATGGTGGTGGAGGTAAAGGTGATGGCGCGGCTGAGGGTGGTGAGTTTAAGCCGAGTGCTGTGCAAACGGGGAATGGGGATGCTTCTGCTGCTTTGAGTTCTGATGTTATTATTCTCGACGTTGGG GGGATGACATGTGGGGGATGCGCGGCGAGTGTGAAGAGAATTTTAGAAAGTCAA ACACAGGTTTCTTCAGCCAGTGTAAATCTCACAACTGAGACAGCAATTGTATGGCCTGTGCCTGATGCCAAGATTGCACCCAATTGGCGAAAGGATTTAGGAGAGACTTTAGCAAAGCATTTGACTAATTGTGGATTCAAATCTAATCTTCGAG ATTTGAGAAGGGTGAACTTCTATGAAATGTTTGAGAAGAAAATAAATGAAAAGCACGCACAATTAAAGAAAAGTG GTCGTGGACTTGTGATTTCTTGGGCTCTGTGTGCTGTGTGCATCATTGGACATCTCTCTCATTTTTTTGGAGCTAAAGCTGCATGGATTCATGCATTGCACTCCACAGGATTCCATATGTCACTGTCTCTATTTACATTGCTTGGTCCTGGCCGCCAGCTTATCATGGATGGTTTGAAAAGTCTTCTTAGAGGGGTCCCAAACATGAATACACTAGTTGGTATTGGTGCTCTATCATCCTTTGCGGTCAGTTCCCTGGCAGCCTTGATGCCAAAGCTG GGATGGAAAACATTTTTTGAGGAGCCGGTTATGCTGATAGCCTTTGTCTTACTCGGGAGAAATCTTGAACTGAGGGCCAAGATCAAAGCAACAAGTGACATGACTGGTCTTCTCAGTATTTTGCCATCTAAAGCTCGTCTTTTGATTAATGGAAATGCAGAAGATCTGGGTTCAACTGTTGAAGTACATACTAATGATCTCTCTGTTGGAGATCGAATCGTCATACTGCCTGGT GATCGTATTCCAGCTGATGGTGTCGTTAGATCGGGCAGAAGCAGTGTAGATGAGTCAAGTTTTACCGGGGAGCCTCTACCTGTCACTAAATTACCAGGG GCTGAAGTTGCAGCTGGGAGTATAAACCTAAATGGAAAACTTACGGTAGAGGTGCAGAGACCAGGAGGTGAGACCGCAATTGGGGACATTGTTCGGTTGGTGGAAGAAGCACAAACTAGAGAAGCTCCTGTTCAACGGTTGGCTGACAAG GTTGCTGGACACTTTACTTATGGAGTAATGGCACTTTCTGCTGCCACATTTATGTTCTGGAATCATTTTGGTTCACAAATCCTGCCAGCTGCTCTTCACCAAGGAAGTCCCATATCATTGGCATTACAGCTTTCCTGCAGCGTTCTG GTTGTTGCATGTCCATGTGCACTTGGGTTAGCAACACCTACAGCTGTGCTG GTCGGAACATCACTTGGTGCTACAAGAGGTTTGCTTTTGCGTGGTGGAAGCATCTTGGAAAAATTCTCAACAGTCAACACTATTGTATTTGACAAAACGGGGACACTGACTATTGGAAGACCTAGTGTGACCAAAGTAGTGTCACCAGGACACCTAGGTGATACAGATTCCCA GCTTGACCCAGCAGTTACTCATAAGTGGTCTGAAGCTGATATTCTGAAGTTGGCTGCTGGAGTTGAATCCAATACCCTTCACCCAATAGGAAAAGCAATTGTGGAGGCTGCAAAGGTGTTGAACTGTCCAGTAATGAAG GTAGTAGAAGGCACATTTACTGAGGAACCTGGATCTGGTGCGGTGGCAATTATTGATGGAAAAAATGTAGCTGTCGGTACACTAGAGTGGGTTCAAAG GCATGGAATTGGTGATAGCCCATTTGAAGAAGCCGAGGAGTTTAAAAATCAGTCGATTGTTTATGTGGGAGTAGATAGTGTTCTTGCTGGAGTCATTTATGTTGAAGATCAGATCAGAGAAGATGCCCGACGTGTTATTGAATCCTTGACTCGTCAAGGCATAAACACGTATTTGCTTTCTGGGGACAAAAGGGGCGCTGCTGAGTATGTTGCTTCTGTTGTTGGTATTCCAAAGGAAAGG GTCTTGTATGGAGTGAAACCAGAtgaaaagaagaagtttatatgCAGACTTCAGAAGGAGCAAAATATTGTAGCTATGGTTGGTGATGGTATCAACGATGCAGCTGCCTTGGCTTCATCGCATGTAGGAGTTGCCATCGGTGGAGGTGTGGGAGCTGCTAGTGAGGTGTCTTCTATTGTGCTAATGCAGAACAGATTGTCCCAG TTGCTTGATGCTCTGGAGCTGAGTAGACTTACCATGAGGACAGTGAAGCAAAATCTTTGGTGGGCCTTTGCATATAATATT ATCGGAATTCCTGTAGCAGCCGGAACTTTGCTGCCTGTGACTGGAACCATGTTATCGCCTTCTATTGCTGGTGCACTCATGGGTTTCAGTTCTATTGGCGTGATGACAAATTCCTT